A region from the Hylaeus volcanicus isolate JK05 chromosome 6, UHH_iyHylVolc1.0_haploid, whole genome shotgun sequence genome encodes:
- the LOC128878090 gene encoding monocarboxylate transporter 10 isoform X1 — protein MAIADNMEAKRSCSDVFSATNEDGGEVQRPEDNSNLNVEGNPLLEPDRKFTSVIIDASVAKLKRTDKDEDDHASMNNLRKDTETDERNVVTPPDGGLRAWMIMIGSFVINGVLFSVINSYSLIYLELQKRLLESGDSSASAKAALVGSLTIGTTFFLSPISGILTDKIGIQMTTFLGGALASSGMLLSSIFSSEVALLYLTYGVMYGLGASLAYTPSLAILGHYFKRYLGLVNGIVTTGSSIFTTLMPYFMEVLLRRFGLDITLRCLAVLTAVIMACAVLFKPIPLNSDPRDQLKSKTNFQSCLKEVVNVSIWRKKRYVVWASSIPLALFGYFVPYVHIGKFVQKVFQGDEKLPIMCIGITSGIGRLVFGYIADLPRVNRILLQQISFVSIGILTMLLPITPSFTVLLVISLAMGLFDGCFISLLGPIAFDICGREGATQAIGFLLGMCSIPLTVGPPIAGILYDLTGSYDLPFFLAGIPPIVGGLTMFLIKFVKDEDHDSVRENSENKAACQNGCSSIDFLPQCFVATLKHMCDSQEQPSWQTMRRNVCNHRQRCCGFREVNVCEVHGTKCLDRHRYSESVPLLYDESQSLRLNGDFQRTAKSSMLLTF, from the exons ATGGCAATCGCAGATAACATGGAGGCGAAAAGAAGTTGCAGCGATGTTTTCAGCGCGACGAACGAGGACGGAGGCGAGGTCCAGCGACCGGAAGATAACTCCAATTTAAACGTAGAAGGGAATCCCCTATTGGAACCCGATCGAAAGTTCACATCGGTGATAATCGACGCTTCGGTCGCCAAATTGAAGAGGACGGACAAGGACGAGGACGATCACGCATCGATGAATAACTTAAGAAAGGATACGGAAACCGATGAACGAAACGTCGTTACTCCGCCGGATGGCGGTCTACGAGCATGGATGATCATGATCGGTAGTTTCGTTATCAACGGTGTACTGTTTAGTGTCATTAATTCGTACTCGTTGATCTATCTGGAGCTGCAAAAGCGACTGTTAGAATCCGGCGACAGCTCGGCGTCCGCGAAAGCGG CTTTGGTGGGATCGCTAACTATCGGCACTACGTTCTTTTTGTCGCCGATCTCTGGGATACTCACCGATAAAATTGGGATCCAGATGACAACTTTTCTGGGTGGCGCATTAGCGTCCAGTGGTATGCTTCTCTCATCAATATTTTCTAGCGAG GTGGCATTACTCTACTTGACCTACGGAGTTATGTACGGACTCGGTGCAAGTCTCGCCTACACACCGAGTTTAGCGATTTTGGGACATTATTTTAAGAGGTATTTGGGTTTGGTCAATGGAATCGTCACTACTGGAAGTTCCATATTCACTACCCTCATGCCATACTTTATGGAGGTCCTACTACGTCGTTTCGGATTGGACATCACCTTGAGATGCTTGGCTGTCCTCACCGCGGTCATCATGGCGTGCGCGGTACTCTTTAAACCGATTCCAC TCAACTCCGACCCTCGGGATCAATTAAAGTCCAAAACAAACTTTCAATCCTGCTTGAAGGAAGTCGTCAACGTCTCCATTTGGAGGAAGAAACGATACGTAGTTTGGGCTAGCTCTATTCCCCTTGCTCTGTTCGG GTATTTCGTACCGTATGTTCATATAGGGAAATTTGTTCAGAAGGTATTTCAAGGCGACGAAAAGCTTCCGATTATGTGCATCGGCATCACTTCCGGCATTGGTCGGTTAGTTTTCGGTTATATCGCCGACTTGCCTAGAGTGAACAGAATATTGTTGCAACAG ATATCGTTCGTTAGTATTGGCATTCTCACGATGCTCCTTCCTATTACCCCTTCGTTCACCGTGTTATTAGTCATAAGTCTGGCTATGGGATTGTTCGATGGATGCTTTATATCTCTTCTGGGACCGATTGCCTTTGATATATGCGGTCGAGAAGGAGCAACCCAGGCCATTGGGTTCTTGTTGGGCATGTGTTCCATACCGTTGACCGTGGGCCCACCGATTGCTGGTATTCTCTATGATCTCACCG GTAGCTATGATCTGCCATTCTTCCTAGCTGGCATTCCGCCAATAGTAGGGGGACTTACGATGTTCCTAATAAAGTTCGTTAAAGACGAAGACCATGACTCTGTCAGAGAGAACTCGGAAAATAAGGCAGCTTGTCAGAATG GTTGCTCGAGCATCGACTTTCTGCCTCAGTGCTTCGTGGCTACTCTTAAACACATGTGCGACTCACAGGAGCAACCGAGCTGGCAGACGATGCGTCGAAACGTGTGCAATCACCGTCAAAGATGCTGCGGATTTAGGGAAGTCAACGTGTGCGAGGTACACGGGACGAAGTGTCTTGATCGTCACCGATATTCGGAGAGCGTGCCATTATTGTACGATGAGAGCCAATCGCTCAGACTGAACGGTGACTTCCAAAGGACGGCTAAGTCGTCGATGTTGCTCACCTTCTAG
- the LOC128878090 gene encoding monocarboxylate transporter 10 isoform X2, whose product MAIADNMEAKRSCSDVFSATNEDGGEVQRPEDNSNLNVEGNPLLEPDRKFTSVIIDASVAKLKRTDKDEDDHASMNNLRKDTETDERNVVTPPDGGLRAWMIMIGSFVINGVLFSVINSYSLIYLELQKRLLESGDSSASAKAALVGSLTIGTTFFLSPISGILTDKIGIQMTTFLGGALASSGMLLSSIFSSEVALLYLTYGVMYGLGASLAYTPSLAILGHYFKRYLGLVNGIVTTGSSIFTTLMPYFMEVLLRRFGLDITLRCLAVLTAVIMACAVLFKPIPLNSDPRDQLKSKTNFQSCLKEVVNVSIWRKKRYVVWASSIPLALFGYFVPYVHIGKFVQKVFQGDEKLPIMCIGITSGIGRLVFGYIADLPRVNRILLQQISFVSIGILTMLLPITPSFTVLLVISLAMGLFDGCFISLLGPIAFDICGREGATQAIGFLLGMCSIPLTVGPPIAGILYDLTGSYDLPFFLAGIPPIVGGLTMFLIKFVKDEDHDSVRENSENKAACQNGR is encoded by the exons ATGGCAATCGCAGATAACATGGAGGCGAAAAGAAGTTGCAGCGATGTTTTCAGCGCGACGAACGAGGACGGAGGCGAGGTCCAGCGACCGGAAGATAACTCCAATTTAAACGTAGAAGGGAATCCCCTATTGGAACCCGATCGAAAGTTCACATCGGTGATAATCGACGCTTCGGTCGCCAAATTGAAGAGGACGGACAAGGACGAGGACGATCACGCATCGATGAATAACTTAAGAAAGGATACGGAAACCGATGAACGAAACGTCGTTACTCCGCCGGATGGCGGTCTACGAGCATGGATGATCATGATCGGTAGTTTCGTTATCAACGGTGTACTGTTTAGTGTCATTAATTCGTACTCGTTGATCTATCTGGAGCTGCAAAAGCGACTGTTAGAATCCGGCGACAGCTCGGCGTCCGCGAAAGCGG CTTTGGTGGGATCGCTAACTATCGGCACTACGTTCTTTTTGTCGCCGATCTCTGGGATACTCACCGATAAAATTGGGATCCAGATGACAACTTTTCTGGGTGGCGCATTAGCGTCCAGTGGTATGCTTCTCTCATCAATATTTTCTAGCGAG GTGGCATTACTCTACTTGACCTACGGAGTTATGTACGGACTCGGTGCAAGTCTCGCCTACACACCGAGTTTAGCGATTTTGGGACATTATTTTAAGAGGTATTTGGGTTTGGTCAATGGAATCGTCACTACTGGAAGTTCCATATTCACTACCCTCATGCCATACTTTATGGAGGTCCTACTACGTCGTTTCGGATTGGACATCACCTTGAGATGCTTGGCTGTCCTCACCGCGGTCATCATGGCGTGCGCGGTACTCTTTAAACCGATTCCAC TCAACTCCGACCCTCGGGATCAATTAAAGTCCAAAACAAACTTTCAATCCTGCTTGAAGGAAGTCGTCAACGTCTCCATTTGGAGGAAGAAACGATACGTAGTTTGGGCTAGCTCTATTCCCCTTGCTCTGTTCGG GTATTTCGTACCGTATGTTCATATAGGGAAATTTGTTCAGAAGGTATTTCAAGGCGACGAAAAGCTTCCGATTATGTGCATCGGCATCACTTCCGGCATTGGTCGGTTAGTTTTCGGTTATATCGCCGACTTGCCTAGAGTGAACAGAATATTGTTGCAACAG ATATCGTTCGTTAGTATTGGCATTCTCACGATGCTCCTTCCTATTACCCCTTCGTTCACCGTGTTATTAGTCATAAGTCTGGCTATGGGATTGTTCGATGGATGCTTTATATCTCTTCTGGGACCGATTGCCTTTGATATATGCGGTCGAGAAGGAGCAACCCAGGCCATTGGGTTCTTGTTGGGCATGTGTTCCATACCGTTGACCGTGGGCCCACCGATTGCTGGTATTCTCTATGATCTCACCG GTAGCTATGATCTGCCATTCTTCCTAGCTGGCATTCCGCCAATAGTAGGGGGACTTACGATGTTCCTAATAAAGTTCGTTAAAGACGAAGACCATGACTCTGTCAGAGAGAACTCGGAAAATAAGGCAGCTTGTCAGAATGGTCGGTAA
- the LOC128878093 gene encoding feline leukemia virus subgroup C receptor-related protein 2-like, producing the protein MTEDRDLKEVMCTSYPATIVNGKQKDDRDALDIKVYKRRWLMLGLFILYTATTAFQWIQYSIITNIVSRYYNVSSLAVDMTSMAFMGYYVIFAIPATYVIDRWGLRWSNIIGCGIGCLGSWIKVLSVSPDRFYVTFIGQSLVAIIQSLVLILPGRLAAQWFHSNEVSTATSLSLFGNQLGIALSFLCTPMIVKNHENLDDISDNLAHLFWGVAIIISIAFLLIILLFEDDPKLPPSTTRALQKINQKEESFIEPMKRLFKNKYYLSLCNTYGLNVGVLNAVATLLNQIYLAHFENGEEDAGRIGLAMIIMGLLGSVSFGIILDKTHKYKETTVIVYFLSLLGQIFFAVFTCLEMKWMVYLSAIFLGYFMAGYVALGYEICAEYTYPESEGLAAGILNVTNNVYGIVLVLIFGKLLETHGDIPVHIGLCVVLLVGLIMTVMTKDVQRRQDAKKGAEYKVVNQSDKKSGAN; encoded by the exons ATGACGGAGGACAGAGATCTGAAGGAAGTAATGTGCACGAGTTATCCTGCGACGATAGTAAACGGCAAGCAAAAGGATGATCGCGACGCGTTGGATATTAAAGTGTACAAAAGGAGATGGCTGATGCTGGGCTTGTTCATTTTGTATACGGCAACGACCGCCTTTCAATGGATACAATACTCTATAATCACCAACATAGTATCCAG GTACTATAACGTCTCCTCGTTAGCTGTCGACATGACGTCGATGGCATTTATGGGTTACTACGTAATATTCGCAATTCCTGCGACGTACGTAATAGATCGCTGGGGACTCAGGTGGAGTAACATTATTGGTTGCGGCATTGGTTGCCTTGGTTCGTGGATAAAAGTTCTATCCGTCAGTCCAGATAGATTTTACGTTACCTTCATCGGACAGTCTCTGGTCGCTATTATACAG TCTCTAGTTCTAATTCTGCCTGGACGACTCGCGGCGCAATGGTTCCACTCCAACGAAGTCTCCACCGCCACGTCTTTAAGCCTTTTCGGCAATCAGTTAGGGATAGCGTTAAGTTTCTTGTGCACGCCGATGATCGTCAAAAACCACGAGAATCTTGACGATATTTCCGATAACTTGGCGCACCTCTTCTGGGGCGTAGCTATCATCATCTCCATTGCATTTTTGCTAATTATACTAC TGTTCGAAGACGATCCGAAGTTGCCACCAAGCACCACGCGAGCTCTACAGAAAATTAACCAGAAGGAGGAGAGCTTCATCGAACCGATGAAAAGACTGTTcaagaacaaatattatttatcgcttTGCAACACTTACGGCTTGAACGTCGGTGTACTGAACGCCGTGGCGACGTTATTGAACCAAATATATCTGGCGCATTTCGAG AATGGCGAAGAAGACGCTGGTAGAATCGGTCTGGCCATGATCATCATGGGCTTGTTAGGTTCTGTCAGTTTTGGAATTATTCTCGATAAAACGCACAAATACAA AGAAACGACGGTGATCGTCTACTTCCTCTCGCTGCTTGGCCAGATTTTCTTCGCCGTGTTCACTTGCCTCGAAATGAAATGGATGGTGTACCTGTCGGCCATTTTCCTTGG GTACTTCATGGCGGGCTATGTAGCGTTAGGCTATGAAATATGCGCGGAGTACACGTATCCAGAGTCGGAAGGACTCGCGGCGGGTATACTGAACGTGACTAATAACGTTTACGGCATCGTCTTAGTTTTGATATTTGGCAAATTATTGGAAACACACGGGGACATACCGGTTCACATAGGACTATGCGTGGTGCTACTCGTTGGTTTGATCATGACCGTGATGACGAAAGACGTGCAAAGACGTCAGGATGCCAAAAAGGGTGCCGAGTACAAGGTAGTAAATCAGAGTGACAAGAAGAGCGGAGCTAATTAA